One Armatimonadota bacterium genomic window carries:
- a CDS encoding metalloregulator ArsR/SmtB family transcription factor, producing the protein MSAQRSEIYQALGDPARLTMIERLGDQGPMTTMKLVEGLGMSRQAATKHLLVLENVGLVSSTAKGREVIRELRLEVLDDAASWLSARARAWDRKLGALQKFLEEG; encoded by the coding sequence ATGAGCGCGCAACGATCGGAAATCTATCAGGCCTTGGGCGACCCGGCCCGCCTCACGATGATCGAGCGGCTGGGCGACCAGGGCCCCATGACCACGATGAAGCTGGTGGAGGGGCTTGGCATGTCGCGCCAAGCCGCCACCAAGCACCTGCTGGTGCTGGAAAACGTGGGACTGGTGTCGAGCACGGCCAAGGGTAGGGAAGTCATTCGCGAGTTGCGTCTGGAGGTTCTGGACGATGCGGCAAGCTGGCTGTCGGCCCGAGCCCGGGCGTGGGATCGCAAGCTGGGCGCGTTGCAGAAGTTCTTGGAAGAAGGCTAG
- a CDS encoding AAA family ATPase — translation MARKATYSEGPPQDGGFIRSVRFVEEEAIDWDRYPFNLPAVLALPKQKLQNPVTIFVGENGTGKSTIIEGLAAMLGMNPEGGAKGMNFSTASTHSMLWDFIVPNRNPLAREGYCFFLRAETMYNVFTESAFAADDFAYDELFENPDLRKEDGTYIGPDPHLYRRRDKYANAPMHQMSHGESFFAQLSEFRPNGLYILDEPEAALSPNRQLAAVKLMHDLAYKKGCQIFMATHSPILLSIPGAKILQLTGDGIEEVEYEDTDLYRTYWAFLKSPKAFLDRLLAD, via the coding sequence ATGGCGAGAAAGGCGACTTACAGCGAGGGACCACCGCAAGACGGCGGATTCATTCGATCCGTTCGCTTTGTGGAAGAAGAAGCCATCGATTGGGACCGCTACCCTTTCAATCTTCCTGCCGTCCTCGCCCTTCCCAAGCAAAAGCTTCAGAACCCGGTCACGATTTTCGTCGGCGAAAACGGAACCGGCAAATCGACCATCATCGAAGGTCTCGCGGCCATGCTTGGCATGAATCCCGAAGGCGGGGCGAAGGGCATGAATTTCTCGACGGCATCCACTCACTCCATGCTGTGGGACTTCATCGTTCCCAACAGAAATCCTCTGGCGCGGGAAGGCTACTGCTTCTTTCTGCGGGCCGAAACGATGTACAACGTGTTTACAGAGTCGGCGTTTGCAGCAGATGATTTTGCCTACGACGAGCTCTTTGAAAACCCTGACCTTCGAAAGGAAGACGGAACCTACATTGGCCCAGATCCCCATCTCTACCGTCGTCGGGACAAGTATGCGAATGCTCCCATGCACCAAATGTCCCACGGCGAAAGCTTCTTCGCCCAACTCAGCGAATTCCGACCCAACGGACTCTACATCCTCGACGAACCCGAAGCCGCCCTCAGCCCCAACCGCCAGCTAGCCGCCGTCAAACTGATGCACGACCTCGCCTACAAGAAGGGCTGTCAGATATTCATGGCCACGCACTCGCCGATCCTTCTCTCCATCCCCGGCGCGAAAATTCTTCAACTCACCGGCGACGGTATCGAAGAGGTCGAGTATGAAGACACCGACCTCTATCGAACCTATTGGGCGTTCCTGAAGAGCCCGAAGGCCTTCCTCGACCGCCTTCTCGCCGACTAG